Below is a window of Corvus cornix cornix isolate S_Up_H32 chromosome 2, ASM73873v5, whole genome shotgun sequence DNA.
CAAAGATGACTTCACAATTGATTTAATGCCAGCATAAACTAAGGGACCTTTGTTTCCTGTAAGTTTTTGATCCATATCTTCAGTATACTGCTTCATAAGTATTTTCATGTATAGGAAGCTtaatttttcccaaaaaaatgtttttaaaaatttaaagtcACATCCTGTTAAGATATGCAAAGTATTTACAGGATGTTGCATtgtatttaaagattttaatgcattttatgtAAGTAGTTTACATATAAAGGTGTATACTTCCTTAGGACAAAAActacaataaaataaaggatATAATGCAGAGTGTACCAAAGCGATTTCAGCTGAGGATCTTCATTTCCAGCTAGGAGGTGATTTCTCCAAACTTGTTCGGTATCAAGACCATACCTTGACAGAGCTCTAAGCCGCATTTTGGTTGCTATATCTTTTTCCAAGGAACTagcctttccttcttctgtaCACTCATACAAATGTCGTCCACAAGCCCACATTAAGGATGTCACTGGGCTCCACGCAAGAGAAATTCTTTCAAACACTGTGAAGTCAGACATAGTCCTGTTGGGAGTCACTACTACCATTCGATTTTGATTTGTGGGATGCCAGGCAAATGAAGCAATGTAATTTTCACATGGTTGGACACTTCTTTCAATTATTGTTGGCTCAGTTTCATCTCCAATAGGTGTGGGAGTATGCTGCATGTCATACAGTCTAATGATATTACTATCCCTTGTTAAAGTAGCTAACAGTCCAGTCCTTGTTGGACACCATGCAACTTTTGTTAAGGGTTTTGGTTGCTCTGTCAAGGTCAAAACAGGCTTTTCAAACTTTCTTAAATCCCATATGGCAACCTGACCTTCATAGAAGGAAGCAACACGATCGTGGAAATAGGGATCAACAGTCACTCCTTGGACAGCCTTGGtgtttacaaatattttttggcTTGTGTTCCTAAGATCAAAGATAGCCAGATTTCGATGCATTCCAGCCAACAGCAGCTTCTGATCCCGTGGAAGCCAACAGAGAGACAGACAAGCATCATTCTGTCCTAATTCGTACAGTGGTTTTGTTACTACCAGGCCTGCTTCCGCATCTCCTGCTGAAAGCCTTACTTTCTCTGTAGCAACTGCAGTCTCTGGGGCATATTTGCTGCTGATATCCCAGATCAGTACTGAAAAGTCAGCCCGATGTTTATCTAAGCCAGCAGCAAGCCAATTGCTATCCAGTGGGTTCCACGCGAGGGTATTGCATTGCCGGGCGTGTTTGGGAACAAACTCTTTGCCTATCAAATCTTTAGATTTTGAGTTGTGATCTTGCCCGAGGCTGGTAAGTACCACTCGGCCATTGGCCTGTCCAACAGCAAGGAGACATTCAGGATCATACTTGGGATACCAAGCCACACATTTCATGTACGGTGTATCTGAATTTATTGACAGTAGTGTAGCTGTAGTTTCTTCCGACAACCGCAAGGACCCTGCCTTGAGCTCTGAACTTACAGCAGAGTCAATGTGATAAAGGCTCAGTTCCGAATCGCACACAACAAATCTGTCAACATGGTGTGGGGCCCACAGGATATCAGGTTTGGAGCCACTCATGGCTAGGGTAAATTGACACACAAATTAAGCTCTGGTAAGAAGATTCAGGTGATATCCATGCATATGGAAACtgttgagaaaataatttgtaggAATGTTATCAAAACCCAAGTTCTTTTTCAATCTGAAATAATCAttaaaccaacaaaaccaaatgacTTTTAGCTCAAGGGTTTAACTCATGACACACTTCAAGCCAAATCCTTAAGCCTTCTCCTCACAGCACATGTTGTTTTCGCTGGTATGTATGTACTGAGACAGAACCAACACGGCCACCTACAAACTGATGACAACAGGATTTGCTGTGTTTACAAACTCCACACCAGTATTAAGCAAGAACACATTACCCGAGATGCGCTGTGTCAGGGTGTGCCGCTGGGAAAGCGCCACTCCCTCAAACATCTAGAAAAGAATTTCCCTGTCTAattaaaaagtgacaaaaattaGACTCTGTCTGTTTTGTCTAAAGCCCGTTCCACAGCCTATAAAGGCTTTCTATCTTGGAAGATTTCAACAGAAATGCATATTGTCATCTTACTGTACAGCTCCTAATCCCAGCTCCCGCCCCAATGTTACCACGTCTCCGTTCGTATCTGGCCCAGCAACATTCAAATAGGCACATTACTGTCAAAACTCCATTCACACTTTCGGTAGCTGCATGCCCAGAATCACTACACGTGCCTACACGCCAACAGACCCCACAGATCCTATACACCTCTTCCATCACTCTGGAAAGGGACATGCAAGATTCGGAGGTATGAAAAAACAGCATTATGTAGTCTACTTGGGCCGCCTCTGTGTGCCTGCAGGCcaccgccccgcccgcccccgcccgcctcCGAGGGGGCGCAGGGCCCCCGGCCGCAGCCCGTTCCCGGCAGGAGACACGGAAGGCGGAGGCGGCCGCAAGAGCGGACCGGAGCCGTGAGACCGCCACCCTCCCACGCTCCCTCCCTCCGTTCCCGGGCGCGGCAGCCGCTCACCAGCCCGCGGAGGCCGCAGCCCGGCGCCGCcagccggccccgccgcccgggcAGGGGGAACGGGAAGCGCAGAGAGCTTCCGGCTGCGCCGGGGAAGCGGAAGCAGCGCCCGAGGGGGCGTTTCCGCTGGGCGGCGCCGCGCGCGCGCTTCCCGGCCCTGTCcgctctcctccctcc
It encodes the following:
- the MIOS gene encoding GATOR complex protein MIOS, with the translated sequence MSGSKPDILWAPHHVDRFVVCDSELSLYHIDSAVSSELKAGSLRLSEETTATLLSINSDTPYMKCVAWYPKYDPECLLAVGQANGRVVLTSLGQDHNSKSKDLIGKEFVPKHARQCNTLAWNPLDSNWLAAGLDKHRADFSVLIWDISSKYAPETAVATEKVRLSAGDAEAGLVVTKPLYELGQNDACLSLCWLPRDQKLLLAGMHRNLAIFDLRNTSQKIFVNTKAVQGVTVDPYFHDRVASFYEGQVAIWDLRKFEKPVLTLTEQPKPLTKVAWCPTRTGLLATLTRDSNIIRLYDMQHTPTPIGDETEPTIIERSVQPCENYIASFAWHPTNQNRMVVVTPNRTMSDFTVFERISLAWSPVTSLMWACGRHLYECTEEGKASSLEKDIATKMRLRALSRYGLDTEQVWRNHLLAGNEDPQLKSLWYTLHFMKQYTEDMDQKLTGNKGPLVYAGIKSIVKSSLGTTENLRHSRSGSDRQADIIQYLSEERSLALQLCGWIKKGTDLDVEPFLNSLEQEGDWERAAAVALFNLDIRRAIQILNKGASSGKGDLNLNVVAMALSGYTDEKNSLWREMCSTLRLQLNNPYLCAMFAFLTSESGSYDGVLYENNVAVRDRVAFACKFLNDAQLNRFIEKLTNEMKEAGNLEGILLTGLTKDGVDLMESYVDRTGDVQTASYCMLQGSPSDVLKDERVQYWIENYRNLLDAWRFWHKRAEFDIHRSKLDPSSKPLAQVFVSCNFCGKSISYSCSAIPHQGRGFSQYGVSGSPTKSKVTSCPGCRKPLPRCALCLINMGTPVSSCPGGSKSDEKVDLSKDKKLAQFNNWFTWCHNCRHGGHAGHMLSWFRDHTECPVSACSCKCMQLDTTGNLVPAETVQA